The following coding sequences are from one Seonamhaeicola sp. ML3 window:
- a CDS encoding helix-turn-helix transcriptional regulator, whose translation MGNIGNLIKETRNKKALSQEELAELANVNLRTIQRIENNESNPRNKTISLIFDALELNWTDIETTKEQPNKNYLILATILCVIIIISSFSGWFSFVATTGSSALRGQTLTTTGWEGSLSIGFFKLYNWLISLCALSIGTLVILMLLDIVKTRFAFLIGQIIIITLYLIFYIFLSLDIDSLSLKHGLFLMIASTIGLILLFRRIKKTT comes from the coding sequence ATGGGAAATATCGGGAACTTAATTAAAGAAACAAGAAATAAAAAAGCACTTTCACAAGAAGAATTGGCAGAATTGGCCAATGTGAATCTCAGAACCATACAGCGTATCGAGAACAACGAAAGTAATCCACGAAATAAAACTATTAGCTTGATTTTTGATGCTCTGGAACTAAACTGGACAGACATTGAAACTACTAAAGAACAACCCAACAAAAACTATTTAATTCTTGCCACAATACTTTGTGTTATAATTATAATTAGTTCGTTTTCTGGTTGGTTTTCATTTGTAGCGACTACTGGATCATCGGCTTTAAGAGGTCAAACTTTAACCACTACTGGTTGGGAAGGTAGTCTTAGTATAGGTTTTTTTAAACTTTATAATTGGTTGATTAGTCTTTGTGCTTTATCAATTGGAACGCTGGTAATATTAATGCTTCTAGATATTGTAAAAACACGATTCGCTTTTTTAATAGGTCAAATTATAATTATTACACTGTACCTAATATTTTATATTTTCCTTAGTTTAGATATCGACAGTTTAAGTTTAAAACATGGTTTGTTTCTTATGATAGCTTCAACCATAGGATTAATTCTTTTATTCCGTAGAATTAAAAAAACTACCTAG
- a CDS encoding sulfatase → MKSNILFLIFCLFLSCNTKTEKTSTTVKKKRPNIIFIISDDHAYQAISAYDDKLIRTPHIDRIAKEGMLFTNACVTNSICAPSRATILTGKHAHIHGKVDNKFPFDTSQVTFPQIMQQNGYRTAMFGKLHFGNNPKGVDDFMILPGQGNYINPKFITKQGDTTITGYVTDIITDLTLNWLDKEKNSEEPFMLMYLHKAPHRPWWPRADKFKEFSKKQFPEPKSLFDDYANRGTAAKTAEMNLLKHMKYGHDSKIRPGTIEAMGGVKPYVEPFIWGGVDGFTRPYNRANTKQKAQYKPTLDSINNWFKTNWLTMNDKEKMKWKYQRYIQDYLACISSVNDNIGRLLNYLDENNLAENTIVIYTSDQGFYLGEHGWFDKRFIYDESFKTPLMVRWPNEIKPGSVENEMVQNLDFAQTILEAAQIEAPKDMQGESLIPLLKSNKDQWTRDAVYYHYYEYPAVHMVKRHYGIVTKAHKLAHFYYDVDEWELYDRLKDPNEMNNVYNDPEYANVVEELTQKLKKLRNTYGDSDVSDQKYIELFEKTTTH, encoded by the coding sequence ATGAAAAGCAATATACTTTTTTTGATATTCTGTTTATTTCTTTCTTGCAATACAAAAACAGAAAAGACAAGTACAACCGTTAAAAAAAAGAGGCCAAACATTATTTTCATCATATCTGATGATCATGCCTATCAAGCCATTAGTGCGTATGATGATAAACTTATTAGAACGCCACATATAGACAGAATAGCAAAGGAAGGTATGTTGTTTACCAATGCCTGTGTTACTAATTCTATCTGTGCGCCCTCACGAGCAACTATTTTAACCGGTAAGCACGCACATATCCACGGTAAGGTAGATAACAAATTTCCTTTCGACACCTCTCAGGTTACTTTTCCACAAATTATGCAACAAAATGGTTATAGAACAGCCATGTTTGGAAAATTACATTTTGGAAATAACCCCAAAGGTGTAGATGATTTTATGATTCTTCCTGGGCAAGGAAATTATATAAATCCAAAGTTCATTACAAAGCAGGGAGATACCACTATAACAGGCTATGTTACAGATATTATTACCGATCTTACTCTAAATTGGTTGGATAAAGAAAAAAACAGCGAGGAACCGTTTATGCTTATGTACTTGCACAAAGCACCTCATAGACCTTGGTGGCCAAGAGCAGATAAATTCAAGGAATTTTCTAAGAAACAATTCCCTGAGCCTAAATCCTTATTTGATGATTATGCTAACCGTGGAACAGCAGCCAAAACAGCCGAAATGAATCTCTTAAAGCATATGAAATACGGTCACGATTCCAAAATAAGACCAGGAACCATAGAGGCTATGGGAGGTGTAAAACCGTATGTTGAACCTTTTATTTGGGGTGGTGTAGACGGATTTACAAGACCATACAATAGAGCAAACACCAAACAAAAAGCTCAATACAAACCAACTTTAGATTCTATAAACAACTGGTTTAAAACCAACTGGTTAACAATGAACGATAAAGAAAAAATGAAATGGAAATACCAGCGCTATATTCAAGATTACCTGGCATGCATATCGTCTGTAAATGACAACATTGGGCGTTTATTGAATTATTTAGATGAAAATAATTTAGCCGAAAATACCATAGTTATTTATACCTCAGACCAAGGCTTCTATTTAGGTGAGCATGGTTGGTTTGATAAACGTTTTATCTATGACGAATCGTTTAAAACGCCACTAATGGTTAGATGGCCCAATGAAATAAAACCAGGTTCTGTAGAAAATGAAATGGTTCAAAACCTTGATTTTGCGCAAACCATTTTAGAAGCAGCTCAAATTGAAGCACCAAAAGACATGCAGGGTGAAAGTTTAATTCCTTTATTAAAAAGTAATAAAGACCAATGGACTAGAGATGCTGTATATTACCACTATTATGAATACCCTGCTGTGCACATGGTAAAACGCCATTACGGAATTGTTACTAAAGCGCATAAATTGGCGCACTTTTATTATGATGTGGATGAATGGGAATTATACGACCGCCTCAAGGACCCAAATGAAATGAACAATGTTTATAATGACCCCGAATATGCAAATGTTGTCGAAGAATTAACTCAAAAGCTCAAGAAATTAAGAAATACTTATGGTGATTCTGATGTATCTGACCAGAAGTATATTGAGCTTTTTGAGAAAACAACAACTCACTAA